The following proteins come from a genomic window of Enterococcus gilvus ATCC BAA-350:
- a CDS encoding helix-turn-helix domain-containing protein → MKKETTRRLRLVEELYYSKEIVTSDYLMDKLKCSLPALISDIRFLNSEPLPLKVTKIKGVYTVDFDFYATIDTVYAYILRTSLEYQTIRSLFFEKSSSIQPAANRLNCSFSNMQRYLKSIDSEVTGWDISVEHRPIRLGGDENAVRHLYYLFFKESRLAFTEYPFSKEIIKVVDRLIRRILEDNHITNNMTIHFQLMHSFLIGLQRQKCGHYISDLPLDSGLIIPDVSRLQYMTRLFKRELRLDFSDLQLRECLWPLFSHQLILNRQQQSLAHKRNKRLAQFYELHHLLLEEVSRLLAVPLSQSEIVEALRLLGNELFCYYPHKKTMDILQETDQIMVDLIDNKFSREIRKLEDIVRRFLIPQEREDFIPKYIRCLVTSIDNLLQRLVDSDKPIKILLLSDTSTTQERFWHATFPAFIKGSVQYEYFETPFIKQDQLNELTKQYDLIVTNVTMPDLMPACPLIAVNAYPTAKDFERIQRFINQYESLPSRKEQFNELTPST, encoded by the coding sequence ATGAAAAAGGAAACGACCAGACGTCTAAGACTGGTTGAAGAATTATACTATTCAAAAGAAATTGTTACTTCCGATTATTTAATGGACAAATTAAAGTGTTCACTACCGGCACTGATCAGTGATATCCGTTTTTTAAATAGCGAGCCATTGCCGCTGAAGGTGACGAAAATCAAAGGGGTCTACACGGTGGATTTTGATTTTTATGCGACGATCGATACCGTGTATGCCTATATTCTACGCACCAGCTTGGAGTATCAGACGATCCGTAGTCTCTTCTTCGAGAAAAGCAGCAGCATCCAGCCTGCGGCGAATCGTTTAAATTGTAGTTTTTCCAATATGCAGCGCTATTTGAAATCCATTGACAGTGAAGTAACCGGCTGGGATATCTCTGTTGAGCATCGCCCTATCCGGCTTGGCGGCGATGAGAACGCGGTCCGTCATCTTTATTATTTATTTTTTAAAGAATCGCGGCTTGCTTTTACTGAATATCCTTTTTCCAAAGAAATCATCAAAGTAGTCGATCGATTGATCCGAAGAATTCTTGAGGACAATCACATCACAAACAATATGACGATACATTTTCAATTGATGCATAGTTTTCTGATCGGCCTGCAGCGTCAAAAATGTGGGCATTACATCAGTGACCTTCCTTTAGACAGCGGTCTGATCATCCCGGATGTTAGCAGGCTTCAATACATGACTCGATTGTTCAAACGTGAATTGCGATTGGACTTCTCCGATCTTCAATTAAGAGAATGTTTGTGGCCTTTGTTTTCCCATCAGCTTATTTTAAATCGGCAACAGCAGTCACTGGCACATAAAAGAAACAAGCGTTTAGCGCAATTTTATGAGCTTCATCATTTGCTATTAGAAGAAGTGAGTCGTCTATTGGCGGTTCCGCTCTCTCAATCCGAAATAGTCGAAGCCTTGAGACTCTTGGGGAATGAATTGTTTTGTTATTATCCTCACAAAAAAACCATGGATATCCTGCAGGAAACGGATCAAATCATGGTGGATCTGATCGACAACAAATTTAGTCGCGAGATCCGCAAGTTGGAAGACATCGTCAGAAGATTTCTGATTCCTCAGGAACGGGAAGACTTTATCCCAAAATATATTCGCTGCCTGGTTACGAGCATTGACAATTTATTGCAGCGTTTGGTTGACTCTGATAAGCCAATCAAGATCTTATTATTATCTGATACCTCTACAACTCAGGAACGTTTTTGGCATGCGACGTTTCCTGCTTTTATTAAAGGCTCGGTTCAATATGAATACTTTGAAACGCCTTTTATAAAACAAGACCAACTAAATGAATTGACCAAGCAATACGATCTGATCGTCACAAATGTGACCATGCCAGATCTCATGCCAGCCTGCCCGTTGATCGCGGTCAATGCCTATCCAACGGCAAAAGATTTTGAGCGCATTCAACGATTTATTAATCAATATGAATCGCTCCCCTCACGAAAGGAACAATTTAATGAACTTACGCCGTCTACTTAA
- a CDS encoding helix-turn-helix domain-containing protein, with protein sequence MNLRRLLKRESQRQLQMIELLYYSKHPRSSEELAKLMDCTIPVILSDIRSINLQSEYYKITRDSSLYQLELKDNATIDVIFSTMLNNSLAFRILEALLFEESYTLKELSKKAFCSLSNLQYTMKKVEDALAKWKITIYRRPFRIVGDEVAIRHLFFLYFSEKKVVRENTRFSMEFFKFGDGVVRSMIEKNHLSVSLGQYNRLSITFFVSLVRISRGHRMMYRKLRSTAIVPPSYRSIKNFSPYLRKELHLVYLDDVMKDSFWLLYSDLFLLGEEQKNHVLLTNHALAFHYEVHYELVERLSGMLVTPLNEEQQEQLIIILINQHLFHARTKEFISVLQDPKKDCITLLETFHAHCVHQLRNLVIDFTEEYQLFRSPEFVENYIYQIIATIPSCLNGMKKSEKPVNLLVVSTDSKMQESLLTELLRLSIRGNYAIHQINVTQIHKRSYRDVFEEYDLVISSSTFDVPRCKTPIIAVELCPSVQSLNKIQSLVDQMNEQKSKAVYA encoded by the coding sequence ATGAACTTACGCCGTCTACTTAAACGAGAAAGTCAGCGACAGCTACAAATGATCGAATTGCTTTATTACTCCAAACACCCTCGTTCTAGCGAGGAATTGGCAAAATTGATGGATTGTACGATACCGGTTATTTTAAGCGATATTCGATCCATCAATCTGCAAAGTGAGTATTACAAAATCACACGGGACAGCAGTCTGTATCAATTGGAATTAAAGGACAATGCGACGATCGATGTGATTTTTTCAACCATGCTGAATAATTCATTGGCCTTCAGAATTTTGGAGGCCCTCCTTTTCGAAGAGAGCTATACCCTTAAGGAGCTCTCTAAGAAAGCCTTTTGCAGCTTATCCAACCTTCAATACACAATGAAAAAAGTGGAAGATGCGTTAGCGAAATGGAAAATAACGATTTACCGACGTCCCTTTCGGATCGTCGGAGATGAAGTTGCGATCCGTCATTTGTTTTTTTTATACTTCTCAGAAAAAAAGGTGGTCCGAGAAAATACCCGTTTCAGTATGGAGTTTTTCAAATTTGGCGATGGTGTGGTTCGATCCATGATCGAAAAGAATCACTTATCGGTGTCTTTGGGGCAATACAATCGTTTGAGTATCACCTTTTTTGTTAGTTTGGTGCGAATCTCCAGAGGGCACCGGATGATGTATCGGAAGCTGAGATCAACGGCGATCGTGCCGCCAAGCTATCGCTCCATCAAAAATTTTAGTCCCTATTTACGGAAGGAATTGCATTTGGTGTACTTAGACGATGTGATGAAGGACAGCTTCTGGCTGCTCTATTCCGATCTTTTTCTGCTAGGGGAAGAACAGAAGAACCATGTTTTGCTGACGAACCATGCGTTGGCCTTTCACTATGAGGTCCATTACGAACTGGTGGAGCGACTCAGCGGCATGCTTGTCACGCCATTGAACGAGGAGCAGCAGGAACAGCTCATTATCATTTTGATCAATCAGCACCTGTTTCACGCTAGAACAAAGGAGTTCATCAGCGTGCTGCAAGATCCGAAGAAGGATTGCATCACGCTTCTAGAGACCTTTCACGCCCACTGTGTCCATCAGCTGCGTAATCTAGTGATTGATTTCACGGAAGAATACCAGTTGTTTCGTTCACCGGAATTTGTTGAAAATTATATTTACCAAATCATCGCCACGATCCCAAGCTGCTTGAACGGAATGAAAAAATCAGAAAAACCCGTCAACCTTTTGGTCGTATCCACGGATTCAAAAATGCAGGAAAGCCTGCTGACGGAGCTTTTGCGCCTTTCTATCCGCGGAAATTATGCCATCCATCAAATAAATGTTACCCAAATACATAAAAGAAGCTATCGGGATGTCTTTGAAGAATATGATTTAGTGATCAGCAGCTCGACCTTCGATGTCCCCCGCTGTAAAACGCCGATCATCGCAGTCGAGCTGTGTCCAAGTGTCCAGTCCTTGAATAAGATCCAAAGCCTGGTGGACCAAATGAACGAGCAAAAAAGCAAAGCGGTATACGCATAA
- a CDS encoding sensor histidine kinase, whose translation MRRLKAFLFERRVLYGMYVVFWGLIYLTTFLHDASFVPIWDSLLFTLFVLAVYSIVSFYRFSRKQQQLELLATKDLQVSNLLFLPKAETLAEETYQQTLQVVLEKKNQQQEELQQKQKAMMDDFGLWLHQIKTPVAALDLVIQSGQLDPRTMKNEVFKINEYLQMILNYMRQHLDQTDFVFQQLSIEAIVKTVVKKYATFFSQKNLSLQLQQLEGTVYSDQKWLIFILEQVIFNGIKYTENGTITISFMKNQLTIQDTGIGIRSEDLPRVFEKGYTGINGREQQRASGLGLYLSQQAAEKLGCRILIDSEVNRGTTVTIIFPEEIPAFE comes from the coding sequence ATGAGACGACTAAAAGCCTTTCTTTTTGAGCGGCGTGTCCTCTATGGCATGTACGTTGTTTTCTGGGGATTGATTTACCTAACGACGTTTCTCCACGACGCGAGTTTTGTACCGATTTGGGATAGTCTATTGTTTACACTGTTCGTATTAGCGGTCTATTCCATCGTTTCTTTTTATCGCTTTTCTCGAAAACAACAGCAACTGGAGCTGTTGGCAACGAAGGATCTTCAGGTGAGCAATCTGCTGTTTTTACCTAAGGCCGAGACGCTGGCAGAAGAGACGTACCAACAAACTTTGCAGGTTGTTTTAGAAAAGAAAAATCAACAGCAAGAGGAGCTGCAGCAAAAACAAAAGGCGATGATGGATGATTTTGGGCTTTGGCTACATCAGATCAAGACGCCTGTCGCGGCCTTAGACTTAGTGATCCAATCGGGCCAGTTGGACCCTCGAACGATGAAAAATGAAGTGTTTAAAATCAATGAGTACCTGCAAATGATCTTGAATTATATGCGGCAGCATTTAGACCAGACAGACTTTGTGTTTCAGCAACTGTCTATCGAAGCGATCGTTAAAACCGTTGTTAAAAAATACGCGACCTTTTTTTCTCAAAAAAATTTGAGTCTGCAGCTTCAACAACTGGAAGGCACTGTTTATTCGGACCAAAAATGGCTGATATTTATTTTGGAGCAAGTGATTTTCAATGGCATCAAATATACGGAGAACGGCACGATCACGATTTCTTTTATGAAAAATCAGCTCACGATTCAAGATACCGGTATCGGCATTCGATCGGAGGACCTGCCGCGGGTCTTTGAAAAGGGCTACACGGGAATAAATGGGCGGGAACAGCAACGAGCGAGTGGACTGGGGCTGTATCTTAGCCAGCAGGCGGCTGAAAAATTGGGCTGTCGCATACTTATCGACTCTGAGGTAAATAGAGGAACAACGGTAACGATCATCTTTCCTGAAGAAATCCCTGCCTTCGAATAA
- a CDS encoding type I toxin-antitoxin system Fst family toxin, whose protein sequence is MSDLIRYFFAPLFVGLIIALVNHWLRGRDP, encoded by the coding sequence GTGAGCGATCTGATTCGATACTTCTTCGCCCCTCTTTTCGTGGGACTGATCATCGCCCTCGTCAACCACTGGCTGCGGGGGCGTGATCCATGA
- a CDS encoding HU family DNA-binding protein, with amino-acid sequence MINKQSLVEQVAEKTGLTKKDATSAVDALFEGIQSSLKAGEKVQVIGFGNFEVRERAARKGRNPQTGEEITIAASKSPAFKAGKQLKDAVK; translated from the coding sequence ATGATCAATAAACAAAGTTTAGTTGAACAAGTAGCAGAAAAAACTGGATTGACTAAGAAAGACGCAACATCAGCTGTAGATGCTTTATTTGAAGGAATCCAATCATCATTAAAAGCGGGTGAAAAGGTTCAAGTCATCGGCTTTGGGAACTTTGAAGTACGCGAACGTGCCGCTCGTAAAGGCCGTAACCCTCAAACAGGTGAAGAGATCACGATCGCAGCAAGCAAATCACCAGCATTCAAGGCTGGTAAGCAATTAAAAGACGCTGTAAAATAG
- a CDS encoding permease has product MFNFLPHSVLQMSTIFLSIVIEAIPFVLLGCIISGALQVFLTPERVQRILPNNKFLAIVVGSFLGFFFPSCECGIVPIITQFMRKGVPEHTAFAFMVTAPIINPIVLFSTYIAFGNSMKFALLRAVGSLLVALLIGSWLAYFKHAPILKKELHLHEETHEPETKKTFRSNSWSVLTHGIDEFFDTGRYLIIGSLIASGMQVYLPTHFMLQLTSTKIVGILVMLILAFTMSLCSEADAFVGSSLLSLFGTNAIVAFLVFGPMVDIKNLLMMKRSFHTKFIIQLIALISVIVTIYAFVI; this is encoded by the coding sequence ATGTTTAATTTTTTGCCACATTCAGTTTTGCAGATGAGTACGATCTTTCTATCGATCGTGATCGAAGCGATTCCCTTCGTTTTATTAGGGTGCATCATTTCAGGTGCTCTGCAGGTTTTCTTGACCCCGGAGAGAGTCCAGAGGATTCTACCAAATAACAAATTTTTGGCTATTGTAGTGGGTTCATTTTTAGGATTCTTTTTTCCTTCATGTGAATGCGGGATCGTGCCGATCATCACACAGTTCATGCGTAAAGGGGTGCCTGAACACACAGCCTTCGCATTTATGGTCACGGCTCCCATTATTAATCCGATTGTGTTGTTCTCAACATACATCGCTTTTGGGAATAGTATGAAATTCGCGCTTTTACGTGCGGTAGGCAGCTTACTTGTTGCGTTGCTTATTGGCTCTTGGCTGGCATACTTCAAGCACGCGCCGATTTTAAAGAAGGAGCTGCACCTTCATGAAGAAACACACGAGCCCGAAACGAAAAAGACTTTTCGCAGCAATAGCTGGTCCGTGCTTACCCATGGGATTGATGAATTTTTCGATACGGGGCGCTATCTGATCATTGGTTCGCTGATTGCCAGCGGGATGCAGGTCTACCTGCCAACACACTTTATGCTGCAATTGACTTCGACAAAAATCGTCGGAATTTTAGTCATGCTTATTTTGGCTTTCACAATGTCCCTTTGCTCAGAGGCCGATGCGTTCGTAGGCTCTTCTTTATTGAGTCTTTTCGGAACAAATGCGATCGTGGCTTTTCTAGTTTTCGGTCCAATGGTAGATATCAAGAATTTATTAATGATGAAACGCAGCTTTCACACGAAATTTATCATTCAATTGATTGCTTTGATCAGCGTGATCGTTACGATCTACGCATTCGTGATATAG
- the ald gene encoding alanine dehydrogenase has protein sequence MIIGIPKEIKNNENRVALPPSGVFDLTNRGHQVLVETNAGKGSAISDDEYTAAGATIIENAADVWAAEMVMKVKEPLPEEYQYFRKGLLLFTYLHLAANKPLTDALVNSGVNAIAYENVQPADNTLPLLAPMSEIAGRMAAQIGANFLERVNGGKGILLSGVPGVRRGNVVVIGGGVVGLNAAKLAVGLGANVTLLDVSVPRLKELDIIFGNSVQTMMSNRFNIQECLKTADLVIGAVLIPGHKAPTLVTKEMVATMPDHGVIVDVAIDQGGIFETEDRVTTHDDPTYVKEGVVHYAVANMPGAVPQTATHALSNSTMTYANLLANNPLEEILKTNLALRRGVNTYGGKLTIEAVANDLGMEYTPIDELLNTELLMNS, from the coding sequence ATGATTATTGGAATTCCAAAAGAGATCAAGAACAATGAAAATCGTGTTGCCCTGCCCCCATCTGGCGTATTTGATTTGACCAATCGCGGCCATCAAGTATTAGTAGAAACGAATGCCGGTAAAGGCTCCGCCATTTCAGATGATGAGTATACCGCGGCAGGCGCTACCATTATCGAGAATGCTGCAGATGTTTGGGCAGCCGAGATGGTCATGAAGGTCAAAGAGCCCCTTCCAGAAGAATATCAGTATTTCCGTAAAGGATTATTATTATTTACTTACTTACACTTAGCTGCAAACAAACCGTTAACAGATGCCCTAGTAAACAGCGGGGTCAACGCGATCGCCTACGAAAATGTGCAGCCTGCGGACAACACACTGCCTTTACTAGCGCCAATGAGTGAAATCGCAGGACGAATGGCGGCCCAAATCGGCGCGAACTTCTTAGAGCGTGTCAATGGCGGCAAAGGCATCTTGCTTTCTGGCGTTCCCGGTGTGAGACGCGGCAATGTCGTGGTGATCGGCGGCGGTGTCGTTGGGTTGAATGCTGCGAAGCTTGCAGTCGGACTCGGTGCTAACGTGACGCTTCTTGATGTCAGTGTGCCTCGTTTGAAGGAACTGGATATTATTTTCGGCAACAGCGTACAAACCATGATGTCTAACCGCTTCAACATTCAGGAATGCTTGAAGACAGCGGATCTAGTCATCGGGGCTGTCTTGATTCCAGGACACAAGGCACCGACTTTAGTAACAAAGGAAATGGTAGCGACTATGCCGGATCATGGCGTGATCGTCGATGTGGCCATTGACCAAGGCGGTATTTTTGAAACAGAAGATCGAGTGACCACCCACGACGATCCGACTTATGTCAAAGAAGGCGTCGTCCACTACGCGGTAGCCAATATGCCAGGTGCTGTGCCGCAGACCGCTACCCACGCCTTGAGCAACAGCACAATGACTTATGCAAACCTGCTGGCTAACAATCCGCTAGAAGAAATCTTGAAAACCAATCTAGCCCTGCGTCGCGGAGTGAACACATACGGTGGAAAATTAACGATCGAGGCAGTCGCCAACGATTTAGGTATGGAGTATACGCCAATCGACGAGTTATTGAACACTGAGCTATTGATGAATTCATAA
- a CDS encoding response regulator transcription factor codes for MTNKIFLVEDDATIVSVIQQHLTQWGFTCVRATDFQRVLEEYQAEQPDLVVLDISLPFFNGFYWCQEIRKVSEVPIIFLSSAKDQMNQVMALNMGADEFIEKPFELTILQAKIQALLRRSYQYGQQLSYSFGSYQFLPSMNQLRSSEDHLPLTPNESRILSVLFAAQGQVVPREQIIEKLWQSDDFIDNNTLAVNLTRLRKKLKDFGIDSLIQTVKNKGYLIEETP; via the coding sequence ATGACAAACAAAATTTTTCTAGTAGAAGATGACGCAACAATCGTTTCTGTGATTCAGCAGCATTTGACACAGTGGGGATTCACGTGCGTAAGGGCGACGGATTTTCAAAGGGTCCTTGAGGAGTATCAGGCAGAGCAGCCGGACCTGGTTGTCTTGGATATTTCGCTGCCTTTTTTCAACGGCTTTTATTGGTGTCAGGAGATCCGAAAAGTATCGGAGGTACCGATCATTTTTCTTTCGTCGGCTAAGGACCAGATGAATCAAGTGATGGCTTTGAATATGGGGGCGGACGAATTTATTGAAAAGCCGTTTGAATTAACGATTCTTCAGGCGAAAATCCAAGCGCTGTTACGGCGTAGTTATCAGTACGGTCAGCAGCTAAGCTACTCCTTTGGATCGTATCAGTTTTTGCCTTCAATGAACCAGCTTCGTTCATCGGAGGATCATCTGCCTTTGACGCCGAATGAGTCACGCATCTTGAGTGTCCTATTTGCTGCGCAGGGACAGGTCGTTCCCCGCGAGCAAATTATTGAGAAGCTGTGGCAGAGTGATGATTTTATTGATAACAATACATTGGCGGTCAACCTGACGCGTTTACGAAAAAAATTAAAGGATTTTGGCATCGACAGCCTGATTCAAACGGTCAAAAATAAAGGGTATTTGATCGAGGAGACGCCATGA
- a CDS encoding DUF2922 domain-containing protein has protein sequence MTHDLVTTFTKGNGKNHRWTYKNIDTTLSAHEIKEACELLTTLNIFEQDGVKLFDTVVTAKIVTKKETVIFDKHVENGTSERPAACFPMAGMVGTLPPLATSKAVCKAISEPIPQTVPATGECAPKSGFPTVTLTDGSDNQVNQQSLIKKALPIGATHKNVEQLPTVSESKAWEASSNQVTASPPKPRKRLLQKLFHKSKQQE, from the coding sequence ATGACCCATGATCTAGTAACGACCTTCACGAAAGGCAATGGCAAGAACCATCGCTGGACCTATAAAAACATCGACACGACCCTGTCTGCCCACGAGATCAAAGAAGCTTGCGAACTCCTGACGACCTTAAATATCTTTGAACAAGACGGCGTAAAACTATTTGATACCGTCGTAACAGCAAAGATCGTGACGAAAAAAGAGACCGTGATTTTTGACAAACACGTAGAGAATGGGACATCTGAGCGTCCTGCCGCCTGCTTTCCTATGGCGGGTATGGTGGGTACTTTGCCGCCTTTGGCAACATCTAAAGCAGTATGTAAAGCAATATCTGAACCAATACCTCAAACAGTCCCTGCCACAGGCGAATGCGCGCCGAAGTCCGGCTTTCCGACGGTCACACTGACAGACGGATCAGACAACCAAGTCAACCAACAGTCATTAATAAAAAAAGCATTACCAATCGGAGCCACGCACAAAAACGTCGAACAACTCCCGACTGTCAGTGAGTCGAAGGCCTGGGAGGCGTCATCCAACCAAGTGACGGCCTCCCCGCCAAAGCCGCGAAAACGTCTGTTACAGAAGCTGTTTCACAAGAGTAAGCAGCAGGAATAA
- a CDS encoding TIGR03943 family putative permease subunit, which yields MIRFLILSGYFELMMYLQVSGRLDQYINVHYRYLIFLTMFLSLVLALVQLKIWAGSEKKGAHDPAHHDHAGHDHGLSKPYQRAIAYLLLALPLVVGTLFPTISLDTTIVEAKGFSFPISKESVGDPEMTTQYLKPDTSIYYNKSDYNDQMTKLMKKYETDQKLEVTDDNYLEVMELIYNYPNSFVGKTISFNGFVYETKKDTQTYDFLFRFGIIHCVADSGVFGLMTKLPPNISVKNNEWLHVEGTITLDFFEPFQRQIPSVAVTKATTISAPKNQYVYRAF from the coding sequence ATGATACGCTTTTTAATTTTATCCGGCTATTTTGAATTGATGATGTATTTACAGGTTTCCGGCAGATTGGATCAATATATCAATGTCCATTATCGCTATCTGATTTTCTTAACGATGTTTTTATCGTTAGTATTGGCCTTGGTCCAATTAAAAATTTGGGCGGGAAGCGAGAAAAAGGGGGCACATGATCCTGCTCATCATGACCACGCAGGACATGACCATGGACTGTCAAAGCCTTATCAAAGAGCAATTGCCTATCTTCTACTGGCGCTGCCTTTGGTGGTGGGGACACTGTTTCCAACGATCAGCTTAGATACGACGATCGTTGAGGCAAAGGGCTTCAGCTTCCCAATCAGCAAAGAGTCGGTGGGAGATCCCGAAATGACGACGCAATATTTAAAACCCGATACAAGTATTTATTACAATAAGAGCGACTATAATGATCAAATGACGAAACTAATGAAAAAATATGAGACCGATCAAAAATTAGAAGTGACCGATGATAATTATCTAGAAGTAATGGAATTAATTTACAATTATCCAAATTCCTTTGTCGGTAAGACGATTTCCTTTAACGGTTTCGTTTATGAAACAAAAAAAGACACCCAAACCTACGATTTCTTGTTCCGATTTGGGATCATTCATTGTGTGGCTGATTCCGGCGTTTTTGGCTTGATGACCAAGCTGCCGCCAAACATATCTGTAAAAAACAATGAGTGGCTGCATGTCGAAGGGACGATCACGCTGGATTTCTTTGAACCCTTTCAGCGGCAGATTCCATCAGTTGCTGTAACGAAAGCAACGACTATCAGCGCACCAAAAAATCAATACGTGTATCGCGCGTTTTAA
- a CDS encoding M3 family oligoendopeptidase, with the protein MIFSDITYIRPDLTRYETNVDQAIQQFIEAGDYETAKQAFERLDHLRGEMSKYMKLAYIRHSIDTKDSYYSGENEYWDHHTPLVEQIHNRFYQALLTSHFRSELEEEFPATLFLFAEDQLRLLDDSVIELMQKENDVISHYTQLIASAEITFNGKTCTLSELSAFFSDPDRAIRKGAHEAYEEFFVTHEQDFDNLYDQLVHLRHQQAQNLGFDNYVDYGDRLMNRWSYDRDALRAFRQFIIEEVVPINQTLYRRQKERLGVDTLLHYDLPLVYPKGNPRPQGNDKELVARAQKMYHELSSETGAFFDQMIQQELMDLVSRPGKQSGGYCEFIDEVQMPFIFANFNGTSDDVDVLTHETGHAFQSYLSRWIREPELVFPTSDTAEIHSMSMEFLTWPWMDNFFGTDSEKYKYAHLSSALQFLPYGALVDHFQEEVYTHPNWTASDRKKCWRELEQTYCPERDYRASEALERGIYWYRQGHIFEVPFYYIDYTLAQVCALQFWKRAIVEHDPTTWEDYLAICRIGGSQTFLETVALGQLDSPFDREKMRDLLASAASYLSDVPESELQ; encoded by the coding sequence ATGATTTTTTCAGATATTACCTATATACGCCCTGATTTGACGCGCTATGAAACGAATGTCGATCAGGCCATCCAGCAGTTTATCGAAGCTGGCGATTATGAAACGGCGAAGCAGGCCTTTGAGCGATTGGACCATCTGCGGGGCGAAATGTCAAAATACATGAAATTGGCGTATATTCGTCACTCGATCGATACAAAAGACAGTTATTACAGCGGAGAAAATGAGTATTGGGATCATCACACCCCTTTGGTCGAACAGATCCACAATCGCTTTTATCAAGCGTTACTAACCTCCCATTTCCGATCTGAATTGGAGGAGGAATTTCCTGCAACACTTTTTCTATTTGCGGAGGACCAACTGCGGCTGTTAGACGACTCGGTCATCGAACTGATGCAAAAAGAAAATGACGTCATCAGCCACTATACGCAATTGATTGCTTCAGCCGAAATAACATTTAACGGAAAAACCTGCACGTTGTCCGAATTATCTGCTTTCTTCAGTGATCCAGATCGGGCCATTCGCAAAGGGGCTCATGAGGCGTACGAGGAGTTTTTTGTCACACATGAACAGGACTTTGATAACCTCTATGATCAGTTAGTGCACCTGCGCCATCAGCAAGCCCAAAATTTAGGGTTTGATAATTATGTTGACTATGGCGACCGGTTGATGAATCGTTGGAGCTACGACAGAGACGCTTTAAGAGCCTTTCGCCAATTTATCATAGAGGAAGTCGTACCGATCAATCAAACGCTCTACCGCCGCCAAAAGGAACGTCTCGGCGTCGATACGCTTCTGCATTACGACTTGCCCCTCGTCTATCCGAAGGGCAATCCACGTCCTCAAGGAAACGACAAAGAGCTCGTGGCACGTGCACAAAAGATGTACCATGAATTATCAAGTGAGACAGGCGCCTTCTTTGACCAAATGATCCAGCAGGAGCTGATGGATCTCGTCAGCCGTCCGGGCAAGCAAAGCGGCGGGTATTGCGAATTCATTGACGAAGTCCAAATGCCCTTTATTTTCGCTAATTTCAATGGCACTTCAGATGATGTCGATGTCTTGACCCATGAAACAGGCCACGCCTTCCAAAGCTATTTGTCTCGCTGGATCAGAGAACCAGAGCTGGTCTTTCCTACTTCGGATACCGCAGAGATCCATTCCATGAGTATGGAGTTTCTGACGTGGCCCTGGATGGACAACTTTTTTGGGACGGATAGTGAGAAGTATAAATATGCCCATTTAAGCAGTGCACTGCAATTTTTACCTTACGGCGCGCTGGTTGACCATTTTCAAGAAGAAGTGTATACCCATCCAAATTGGACGGCTTCAGATAGGAAAAAATGCTGGCGAGAATTGGAACAGACTTATTGTCCTGAAAGAGACTATCGTGCATCTGAGGCCTTGGAGCGCGGCATCTATTGGTATCGCCAAGGACATATCTTTGAAGTGCCTTTCTATTATATCGACTACACGCTAGCGCAGGTTTGTGCCCTGCAATTTTGGAAACGAGCGATTGTCGAACACGATCCGACTACTTGGGAGGATTATCTTGCCATTTGCCGGATCGGCGGAAGTCAGACATTTTTAGAAACCGTGGCGCTGGGACAGCTTGACTCTCCCTTTGATCGCGAAAAGATGCGTGACCTATTGGCCTCTGCGGCCAGCTACTTATCCGACGTACCAGAGTCAGAATTGCAGTAA